AGTAATTGTGTTTTCATGTTAAATTATTAAGTTGTGTGTAGGGGATTATTGTTATGTTGATTAGAGTATTTTGAGTAACCGGCACCAAAGAAAAGCAAGTGCATGAGGGGAAAAATTCCGGGCCCGCAATGCTGTTGTCTATGTGAACGACTCTTTTCATCTTGTTTTGTTAATTGAATTGATACCCGACAACCGGTTTTAATTGATTGAATTGACCTGCAGTTACAATTCCATTGGAGCCACCGATTACCTGTACGTTTATACAATCTCCGTCCAGGCAGGCAACCGAAATGCTATGTTCATTGGCTTGGAGTATCGTACCCGGTTTTGCCTGGTGGCGCTCCTCACCTAAATGGGCAACGATAATTTTCATTGGATTTCCCATGAACACCGTATCAGCACCTTGATTCCAGGGATTACAGGCTTTGATCAATTGCAAAATTTCCGCTGCATCCATCCGGTTCCACTGAATGAAAGTGTCTTCCCATTCCGGCTTTTCGAAGTACCGTGCGTGATTTTCATCTTGTTCCTGTCGTGGGACCATAGAACCGAATTCGAGCATTTGTGCCATATTTTGAGCGGACATTGCCGCGCAAAAGGATAATTTTCCGGCAAGCGTACCAAAGTTGTCTTCGGGTGCGATATCCACTTTTTCACTGAAAATAAGATCTCCCTCATCAAATTCGGCATTCATGAAATGAACGCTGATTGCCGTTTCGGTTTCTTTATAGCGAAGTACTTCGAAAATGGGCATCGGGCCACGGTATTGGGGAAGCGGCCCGGTATGGAAATTAATGAATTTGCCTTCCCATTTGGTCAGCAGGTCTTCGGATATCCGGTACG
The window above is part of the Fluviicola sp. genome. Proteins encoded here:
- a CDS encoding formyltransferase family protein, with product MSGLKIAVLCGGRFALPAIQQLAVEKYLCGIAIGNGDAATVKLLDSECEKSGLPFQSFPTAKSASGLENWLEEVQPDAVFSICFPYRISEDLLTKWEGKFINFHTGPLPQYRGPMPIFEVLRYKETETAISVHFMNAEFDEGDLIFSEKVDIAPEDNFGTLAGKLSFCAAMSAQNMAQMLEFGSMVPRQEQDENHARYFEKPEWEDTFIQWNRMDAAEILQLIKACNPWNQGADTVFMGNPMKIIVAHLGEERHQAKPGTILQANEHSISVACLDGDCINVQVIGGSNGIVTAGQFNQLKPVVGYQFN